The segment TCGATGATTCTCTGCCTCCATTTTGTGGCGGAGCAGTGGGATATTTTAGCTATGATGTTATTAAATTTATAGAGAAATTACCAACGCATACAACTGATGATCTCAATCTGCCAGATTGTGTGCTGATGTTTACAGACACTATAGTAATTTTTGACCATCTTTTACATAAGATGAAGATAGTATCGAATGTGCACTTAGGTGATAAGACGGATCCGTCTAAAGCGTACAATCAAGCTATACAAAAGATTGATAGGATAATAGAGAAATTGAACATACCCATGCAGAAATATGGAAAAGAAAATTCAAATGGAAGATATAAGCTAAAATCCAATCTTACCAAAAATCAATTCACAAAGATTGTAAAGAAAGCCAAGGAATATATTAAAGCAGGAGATATCATTCAGACTGTGCTTTCACAACGGCTGAGAACCAAGATAAATATAGACTCATTTGATATATATCGAGCTCTTCGAATAATAAATCCATCTCCATATATGTATTATCTAAAGCTTGACAGTTTTGAAATAGCAGGATCATCTCCTGAGACTTTGGTTAAGGTAGAAAATAAAACTGTAAAAGAACGTCCAATAGCTGGTACAAGACCCAGAGGAAAAACAGAGATTGAAGATAAGGAACTTGTCAAAGAATTACTCTCTGATCCAAAAGAACTCTCAGAGCACATAATGCTTGTTGACCTTTCACGAAACGATGTTGGCCGTGTTTGCAAATACGGCACAGTCAAAGTTGGAGAACTGATGAGTATAGAAAAGTACTCTCATGTCATGCATATAGTCTCAGATGTTCAAGGGAAAATCAAACCTGGTTTAGACAGCATAGATGTTCTCAAGGCTTGCTTCCCTGCAGGGACAGTCTCTGGCGCTCCAAAGATAAGAGCTATGGAACTTATTGAGGAGCTTGAACCTACCAGACGTGGCCCTTATGCAGGAGCAGTGGGGTATTTGAGTTTTTCAGGAGAGATGGACACATGCATAATAATAAGAACAGCAATCATTAAAAACAATACAGCTTATCTTCAGGCTGGGGCAGGTATTGTTGCAGATTCAGTACCAGAGAA is part of the bacterium genome and harbors:
- the trpE gene encoding anthranilate synthase component I, giving the protein MYYPTKKEFIKKAKAGNLIPVYKEIIADTQTPVSAYKQIAYGDKFSFLLESVERGEQFGRYSFIGTNPEIVFKCKNNKGSLLTKHEKKQVSLPHGPFPFLRHMMNKYRFVIDDSLPPFCGGAVGYFSYDVIKFIEKLPTHTTDDLNLPDCVLMFTDTIVIFDHLLHKMKIVSNVHLGDKTDPSKAYNQAIQKIDRIIEKLNIPMQKYGKENSNGRYKLKSNLTKNQFTKIVKKAKEYIKAGDIIQTVLSQRLRTKINIDSFDIYRALRIINPSPYMYYLKLDSFEIAGSSPETLVKVENKTVKERPIAGTRPRGKTEIEDKELVKELLSDPKELSEHIMLVDLSRNDVGRVCKYGTVKVGELMSIEKYSHVMHIVSDVQGKIKPGLDSIDVLKACFPAGTVSGAPKIRAMELIEELEPTRRGPYAGAVGYLSFSGEMDTCIIIRTAIIKNNTAYLQAGAGIVADSVPEKEYNETLNKAKVLIKAIKLAEEGLI